From Triticum aestivum cultivar Chinese Spring chromosome 7B, IWGSC CS RefSeq v2.1, whole genome shotgun sequence:
AGCGGCAAATAAGATCTGCAGATGGTTTTGGTGGAATGGAAGACGGGAGGGACGTTCATGATGGACACTGCCTCGTGGCATGGAGCCAGGTTTGCTCGCCCAGAGAGTACGGTGGACTCCACGTGCCCAATCTACGCCTCCTCAACATATTCACTCAGGGCGTGATGGTCGTGGCTTGCTAGGACGGATCTGGGCATGCCCTGGAGTGAACTTAACCTGCAGGTCACCCCGTAGTCCTTGGCCATCTACAAGGCCACCACGAGAAGCACTCTTGGTGATGGTGCATCCACCTTATTCTGGACCGACCGGCGGATGGAGGAAGGACGCATACAAGACATGCTGTCGAATTTGTTCAACGCAGTGAAAATGACGGCAATCAAACATACGACGATGCGACAAGCTGTCTCGGGTGATTGGTGGCGAGACGTATCACCAAACATGTCCGCTCCAGTGATCCAGGAGTTCCTACTGTTGTCGGATCAAGTCGGCCACGTTGAGTTATCTGAGGGCATTGATGACAAGATCTCTTGGTGACGGGTGCTTCTCAGCACGATCGGCCTACCGGGCCTTCTGCGCTGGGAGGATTGAGGCACCGGTTGCGACTCAAATAAGAAAATCATGGGCACCGGCATCCTCAAAACTATTTGCCTGGCTCGTGGCGAGAGATCGTTGTTGCAGCGGATAGACTCCAAAGACGACTACTGCCCCACCCGGCAGGCGGCAGCATAAGATAGAGATCTGTGATTAAGAGCCTGAGACCATCAGCCACATAACCCTAGGGTGTGTCCTCGCCAAGCAAGCTTGGGCAATCATCCCGACAACTGGGGAAAGCTAGACTGGATGCCGCATCGAGATGCAAGACTACTGGACTGGTGGACCACGCTCAACCCTCCAAGGCAGTTCAGAAAGGAAATCTGGACCGTGATCATCCTTGTGGCTTGGATGCTATGGAAGCATAGGAATGACATCTTGTTCAACAGAGCTTCACCCTCAGTAGACGACGTGCTCAAACAGATTGATGTTGAGTCCCAAAGCTGGAGGACGACACAACTACTACGGATACCATGATCGCTTCCAAGTAGGGTCGATAGGATGGATAGTAGTGAGTAGTCCGCATGTGGTGTATTGGCATTCTATGCCATGGTTGAGTTGCAACTAAATTCTGCCTTCTTGGCATCTTCTATCTATGATATTGATATGTCATTCTTGGCGTAAGGCCAACTTCAACCGGCCGACCCATACCACCATACGGACGTGGATTTGATCCTTTTTTGTCCGTTTGTGTTGGCTAGAGTTGCAGCGTCTGGCCTCGTCCGCTCAAATCAACTCGATGCACCCAATCGGCCGGCCTAGTTGGTCCGCTAGCCGAATTTTATCCAATAAACATATTTTGTGCAAATAAATTTAGAATTCGTGGCCATCGGCCATAGTTCATGCTAGCATACGTGCCGGCGGTCGCCatacatgccagcacacaaaacaTTCATCTCTCTTGGCCATAGTTCATGTCGGCATACGTGCCAGTGACCATCATACATGTCAGCACACAAAGAATTGCCTCTCTTGGCCATAGTCCATGTCAGCATATGTGCCAGCTACCGGCATACATGCCAACACACACAAAAATCGCCTCTCTCTGCCGTGGTTCATGCATCCCGGCCATAATTCATGCCGGCATTCAAAATAATCACTCATCGACCATAGTTCATTCATCTATCTCTAGCAGCTCGTTTTGCTTCTTCTCGAACCAAGCCCTTTTCCTTGGGGACACCTTGCACAAGTcgaccgtcatgatctccatttcCTTCGAGATCCGCATGAGCTTCACCTTGTTTGCTTTTGTCCGGGCATAGCTCTCCTCGATCTCGACTTTCTTCTTTTGTATGTGAAAGAAGGTCTTCATTTGCTCCTCTTTCTCTTGGCGCTTTCTCTCCTCTGTCGCTTCCTTTTGGGTCATATACCCCTTAAAAATTTCTTCTAAAGCGAGTGTTGAAGCATCACGCTTGTCATCTAACTTGGAGTTTGTCTTCCCCTCGGCTACTTCTCACCTTCACTTGGCTCAACGACCGCCGACGACCCCCACCTTTCTTTTGTGTGACATATTGCTCCTTGAACTTTGGGCACTCACAAATCATTGGCCAACAATGGGTCAAGGTGAATGGCTTGTTGCCATGTTGGGCCTTGAAGGTCTCCAAAGATTGGAATGCCTACACATGAAGATGAAAGCAACAATATACATTCATGTGCAATGGAGAGAAAGCATCAAACAACAAGATACACACATATGAACAAGGGGAAGGAATTGTATACCATGTCTTTGATGCTAAGGCTACTCACGAGATGGCTGGTGATGTTCTCAAGGGTGGctcaaaacttgttgcactctagTTGGATGAAGGCTCGCCTCTCTTTTGGATCGACACACCGCCATGGTTACTCTCAAACTTGTAGGGCTCGAACTTCCTATGTTCATGGAAGTATGTATGGACCCTCATCCAAAATGTTGTACATTTTTTGCTCCACGCCCGTCTTGGGATCTTGTCAATTCACAGCCAAGCTtagcaaatcaacttgtcctcatcctTGGTGTATCCTCGCCGCGGAACCTTAGCATGAGGAGGGCCTGCTGTGTGGCCTTGGCAATGATGGCATCGTTCTCTGCAACAACGGCTTAGCGTTGCACGGCTTCGGCTAGGGCAGCGGCATATTTTTTGTCCACCGTGACTCAACTACGACGGCAATGCTCTAAATTGCGAAAAGCACTATGACGAGCATCTACATGGATGCCGCATCTAATGTTTCTCACAATTCAAAACATCGATGCCGGTTTGAGCTCCGGGGTGCCAATTCTAGTGGCGGTAACTCAATTCCTATGGCGATGGTCGAAATTGTTAGAAGAAGAGAATCTATGTATGATGGTGTCTTGGTTAAGGAGCCTCTCACCATGTTGACTCCTGACCTAGCTAGTGGGACGGGCAAAGGATCCCTTTATCGGTTTCATCCTGCCACTTTTGGGGTGGTCTCTGATGAGCAACAAAAGATTCCACAAGGCTTCATGTACAAGACAAGAAGACAAAGTCGTGGAGAGTTCTATGTCCTTAGACGTAGCCGACCTAGTTGTGTAAACCCTAGGACCCTCGGTAtgctatataaaccgagggttggGCCTGTGGTAGAACACATTAGACACATCGAAATCTCTCGGTACTTTATATACACCCTAATGTAATAAAGCAAAGAGCagaacgtagggtattatctccaccgtgagaacctaaacctgggtaaaaacccttGTCCCTATTACCATCTCGCCAAGTAACCTACCTAAGGATGCCCTACCATGGGATCTGCCAGATTTAGCTCTGACAGTGGTGCCCCATACATGTCTTGCTAGGGGAACGTCGCGGCGCAATGAGAGTGCCAATCAGCGCTCAGATCGGTTTTGACGCAATCTTCATGCTGGGGCAAATGTTTGTCTTCGGCATCACCACCTTCGTCGCTGATTCAACTGGCCACTTGGCCAGGTCGAGACCCTCGCTCCAGGCCAGATCGTAAGATTCGGCAACATGGAGTACACCGTGGATTGTCGCGGATAGATGATCTTCTTGGGTCTGGCTCTCGCCAGATCCAAGAGCAGCAAATGCCAGATCTTCCGATCTTGATGTCAAATCAGGTCTTGGAGCTGCTGGAAGAAGTCGATTTTTTTGACCCACACACCACCCATCTTGTCGCCAACATCGAAGATCTCATGGACATCCTTGAAGGAGCCACCGAAGAGGCAGACGATACGAATGAGGAGGTCGGAGTACGCAGACAGCTGGTCACCGGTCATGGTGTCCTTTGCAAGTGGAACGTGACCTCAACCTACTACTGCTAAATGGTGGATACGCCAAATGCCAGCAATGGCAGCGATGACGACGCCGGAGGCGACGACAACAACAGTGCTCATGCAAACGGCAATGGCCCTGAAAGCCCTGTGCGTGAGGGAGACGGAGAACCTCGGTCCGGGAGCGAGTTCGGTCCCCATGACGAGGACATACTTGAATGAATCGTTCGGCAGCCAAATTAAGCATCAGAATCAAAGCTTTCGGGTGAACAGGATCAAAACTTTCCAACGAACTTGTATGACGAGTGACACAAACAAGATCAAAATTAATCCACATACAGGTGACCTATTTGCTCACGTGCACGTATTGAACCAAAACTAGCTCGCAACTACACAAAGGTCCATtaattttcccgcaaaaaaaaggtcGATTGATTTTGCGAGGAACACACGTACGTGGAGACACGGTTTGATGGCTGCACACATATGTCAATCCTTGTTATGTTATTTGCTTGTATTTGGTTGCTTACATGGGGTTTAGAACTGACCGATCAATCATACATGGATTACTGGTAGTATTGATGTGGAACTAGATCCCATCATTCCCCAGATGGCCAGATCATACCACAGTTCAAATTAATTCAAAATCACAGGTAAGATTTGTGAGAACGATCTCAATTCAATGGTAATGTTGATCATGAATGATTGTATCTAATAGATTTCGACACTTTTGAATATGCGCGTTTGACAAAAGTACTTGAAAGTAGATGTTTTTCCCGTTATAAGAGACGAGAGCGGGGGAAAATCGTGGATCAAAATTGCCCATGATATTCGATGCCTGGAGTACACCATAAGCGGTGATCAGATCAACTCATGTTTTGTCCCAAGCTGCAGGATGGAAAGACCTAGCCTCTAGAGCATCTTCATTCTTCTACGCGGATACATCTTTCCTTTGTCTTCCACGTCACTTACATATATCATATACATACAAATACAAGTGTATTTGTTGACATAATTGGGCATGTTTTGTATTCTAGTAGAAAATCATATATCCCACCCAAGTTGCTGCATTTTCTTGACAAATGACCAATGTTATCCTTGAGGTGATAGGTAGGAGATTTACATGCGATAATTTATGTCTCATTAGCTCACGATGGACTagacgtgtgtgtgtgtgggggggggggggggggcatgggtaGAGAACAATCGGCGCCAAACATGTTTTATATATTGCAAATGAGATGGGTGCATAAGAACTAATGTGTGATACCAACCATTTCATGTGTGGGGATTGTGAGTTATGAGTAATGATTATTGTAGACTTAATTGTATATGTACATAGTTCTTAAATAATTGAACGAACCTATATAGAGCAAGCCATAGATACGCAATATACACTACTAGTTTGGCATGTATTATGATCATGACTAATCCTTGTATAAACTTGAAGGCCTACTCAATGCATAATGCAAGACATTATCAATGTCGATATCAGACTACATAGGCTTGGGAAGCATGAGGAAATTTTATCTATCTCGCCTGTTCCAATTCATAACTCAAGGTCTTCAAGTAACAACTTATAGTATTTGTAACCAAGAATCAACTACTTCTAGTTTTAACGAGAGGCTCGAAGCGATGATTATGATACACATTGTATGACGTTTTTTTCTCTCTCAAGAAGACACATTGTATGACATGAGGAACATTAAAATAGGACTTTTGGCAATTGTCGGCGGGTGAGGCAATGTTGTTTAGCCTTTTCAAGTGTGACCTATCTTGATGGTTTTGTAGTACTTAATTGTTTCGCTTTCTAGTTAGATATCTCCTAACTGATCATAGAAGGTTTGACTTGCGATTTGCCAATGCAATTTGTGCCTAACTTCATAGACTCACCGATTAATCCATATTCTTGGGATGTATTTCTCTTAGATTTGTTTAATCTTGACCTAATTAGTTTAATAATATTCTACTTATGACATGTAGATTGGAAATAAGCCAAACTAAAAATATATATGAAATTATGCCTAAATCATGTCAAATAAGGAAGGTGTGTACGTTCATTAGTTTCGTTACGTATCATTTCCCCAAAATTCAATTGCAAAGAAGCATGACTTTTTTTAGGGTtaaaacagtaggagaggctcctactacAAATATATTAATAAAAGATGAGAGGAATGTACAAGTATTTACATGGTGTCCTTAACCTATTTTGATTGGGGGGGGGGGTAAGGTAGAACAGTTACAAAAAGAGAAAGGGGGGGGGGTGTTACAAAAGGAGGTGTGGGGAGGTGGTCTAATCAATAGAATTCACCAAAGCAGAGATGCTAGATTTTAGCTCGCCATATATTAAGTTGGAGAAGTTAGTCTTGAAACGCAATTTCCATGACAAAATACTTGGTGTGACTCCTCCGAAAAAGTTATTGTCGAGAAACATGACTTTTCTCGACAATTTTGCCTGATACTAGCTATAGGCGGTCTTACACACGTGCCACCGATGTGCCAAAAGGGTGTGCCGCTATAGCATGGCACACATGAGATGGTAAAGAGAGCCATAAATGGACACTTGATGGTTATCGTGGGTTCATGACCATATACAAGTCGGGAGCATAATATGGAGCACACATGTAGGCCTAAACTTGCATAGTACATGTGCACATCATGGACCTTCGCATGATCTCTGTGAAGGATCCTTGAATAGCTTACGGATTGCTAACGCTTTGGCCACCTGAAATAGTCATGCTTTCATTAGCGTACAATGGGTCCGAGATGCATAAATACAGCCATTAATTCATACTAAAATTGTGACATGCAACTTCCTTAAGTGTTATTCGCTAAACCTTGATTCACAAGATGATAACCACCGTGTTTTGGATAAACAAGAGATATAACGAGAACATAGAGTTTCTTGCCCGCTTCAAGTCTATATAAACTAGATGATCCCCCCATGCGTTGCTGCTGGAATTGGTTGCAATACGTTTCAATGAGATATGATTGTCTGGAATATAAATATTTATATTTAGAATAATAACACATGAACGAAAATTAAAAATGCATAAGACTTATTATATTTGATTATGGATAGTTGTAAAATATTTGTTGAATATGAGCACAATAATAGAATGAAAAATATTTTCGCATGCATGATTGTATGTAGTGGTGGGTCTTTTCCCATGCATGGTTGTACGTACGCTGATgtgacatgcttgcatgttgaAATAAATAATTTAGTGAAGATCACTCTCTTAGGTATATATGATGACATCCAAAACAAATGCTTAGGATTAGACTCCTCATATACAAACATTGAACAATTGCACTCCTTGAATCATAAATTTTTGTTCTCTCTAGACTCTCATTTTTCAAATAAAATGATATTGACAATGATGGAAATAAAGCTTCAAACTCACAACCAATCTCACGGCTCAGCTCGCCTGTGGTCCATCTGCTAAAGCCTAGAGCAGAGACCTAGCGAAGGGGATATGAGAAAGGAGAGAACCCGTCCAGTAGAGAGCTTGCACATTATTGTCTGACAACTACGTTCATTGACACCAAATCTTTCTCTCTTAAGTATATTGTAGGATAGAGGTAGGACTTTAATTACAGTAAGACAACCTTTATGACGAGACGGTTACGTCGCCTGCACGAGTTGCAGGCAAAAGTTTTTTTTCCTTTGCAAAGAACCTAATGCTTCCTTTGAAGCTCATGGGCGCATCCCTAGGACGATGCTCGAAGATGGCCTTCATGAAGCCACTTGCCGACAGCCCACAACCATCATAGATCGATGCCGTAGCAATTCGGCTCCTCCGGAGAAAGATTGGCTAGGGTTACCCTCACCGTCGCTGCACCGACTCACCGGAAGCAAGCTCGCCACCTCACGGGGTGGCTTCAATTTGGTTTCCAGTCCATTTTTTTAGGGGTTCCAGTCCATTTTCTGCGTTTACGGACTGTGGGTTAGCTACCCAACTCACCGCATAGGCCCATGCCCAGCCCAACTAGGTAGTACACATCTAACCTCCCTTCGGCTCACCCCAGTCCTCACCTCCTTGCGCCGCTGCACCGCCGACTCTCAGTCACGAGGCAGAGGCAGGCAGTAGGCACCCCGCACCTCCCCATCCTGAAGCCCTAGATCGTGAATCGGCGGTGGCGCAGCGCCTGCACGCTGGCGGCGGCCGCCTCTCCCGCTcccggcctcgcccccgcccccgcccccgctccCGTCGTCTACCTTCTCCTGTTCGTCCCGTTCCCATCCGGCTGTCACTCTCCATCCATCTGCGTGAATTTTGGTTGGTTGCTTGCTTGTCTTCGCATTGTTGCTTGCTGTTGGATTCTGCTGATGCTCATCGCTGCTTGCTTGCCGACGCTACTGCTCGCCGAGTTGCTATCGAATTTGCAAATTAAATCCGCTGCATCCGCACATATGTTCAGCAGATTACTGACGGCCGCCAGTCGAGCTGATGGAGTTTTTCCCCATTTCTTGCTCGGTACGCCGTTAGTTTTTTTTTTCGAGGTCACGGTGCTCCccgttagttttttttttttgcctcATCTCTTTGGGCCCATTTTTCTTTCGGGGCGACCATGCGGCTCGTATGTCGCGGGCCCGGCCCACAGCGCATTCGGCCGACCCAGTCCAGTCCCGCCGCCGCTACTGCCTGCCACCCGCACCCGGCGGCGGTTTCTACTTTTTCGTCCGTCCCAAGCAAGTCTCTCCTCGCGAAATAAAAAAAAGATCCCCTTTGCCAGCGCCGGCAGCACGGAACCATCAGCGCGGTGGCCACAGCCCTTCCtctccggcggcgagctcctcctccgccCACCCCCCCACCCCAATCCGGGTGGGCTGGCGTGGTCCGAAGATCCGTCGGCCGTGGTTCCTCTCGCCGGTGAGGAAGCCCTAGCTTGCTGCCGCTTGAATTGTTTGTTCGCTGTGCCCTGGTGTTCTTTTTTGCTTCGATACAGTCTAATTCTTCCAGATCTGCCTCAGCCCGACCCCCGTGCAGCGGCTGCGTCCGCCCCTGTTTTCCGGTGGTTGGGTTTTCAGCCTAAAAACCATTTTTTGGGGGCGGAAGGTCGATTGAATCCTCGTGCCTAAGCACTGAGTTTTCAGATTGGTTGTCAGACGTTGTTTAGTCCGCGTGTACGGAGACGTGTATATTTTAGGGTTTTGCTGGCAGGTCCTTAACTCCGTGGAATGGTACCTATGCTTGTTTTCATGCTGTCATGCCGTGCAATCTACTATACACGAGAGAAATATCACATCCATTTCCCTGAAATGTTGAATGCCCATGTACTGAGTCGTCTCAGCGCGCGATTTCTGTTAATTCTGATTCTGAGATGCATGTTACACTTGCTGGTTGGTTATAATAAGGTATAGTATATCTTTGCCGTGGAGTTTCCATTTCATTTCATTGGATGATTGGTGTTGTTAGCCCCCTGTTTCCTCATGTTCAACTGAATCTGGGCCGTGTGCACTGTCGGGCGTCGGATGATGGTTGGATCACATAGAATGGGTGGTGGCGATGCTTTCCTTGCCCGTGTGTGTATCTCTCCCCGCGAAGAGGTACCTGCAAATATGATTTCTTGGTCCGCAAGTTGCGTGGGAGTATTACGTATCGCCCAAGGCATTGGTATAATTTGAATGCCATGCAGTTTTACTAATTAAAAAGATTAAAGTTTGCGGCTTAATACATCAGAACAAAAATTGAGGCGTTTAGTCCAGAGTATCTTATATCGGTACTTAATTACTCGCAGAAAAGAATTTGTTGGTTCACGAGTAACTTTCTTGATTTGGCTATTGTCTGTATCCGACCTAAATGGTAACGGTGGTGTTTCCTTCTCAAATTAATGTGACACGTGTATATGTAGGGCTGGGTCATGGTAGCACCCCATGGGGTCGATGCACCTGATATGTTTTCATACAGGGATGGGTATTTCTATGGTTTCCTGCTGTACAGTTGCTAACATTGCGGAATTGTTTCTGCATATTGCGTCGCGATGTAGAATTAATACACACGAAAACTGGCAGTTTTTCTTTTGAATGCTTGCACATGATGATGTTGTTTTGCAATGCCATTTCTGTTGGTTCCTACTTGCCTGACCTGTTCCACTTGCTACGTGGATAACGCACGTAGACAAGCTTTAGTATCATTAATGCAGGCCAGTTTTTACATCTTGAATGATTTGTGTTGTGAACCGCTCCTCATATCACGCTGAACACATGCGGAATGATTTCTTGGCCCACGAGTAGCTATATGCTCATGTCAGTGTCATTATTTAACAACTTCAATTTTATGGCTTAAAACAATGAAGGTTGTGTCAAGAATATCttgtattttttatgtatatttGTACTTGTATAAAAAAGGCTTCTTGGACGGGTCTGGTGCAGTGGCGAAGTACTCCCCactgtgccaagaggtcctgggttcgatgcGCCCTCTCTGCTTTGCACTGTGCAGGGGTAAGGTTACCTCCTATAATCCTTCCCCAGACTCCACCTGGTGTGGGAGCTTCTAGCACTGGGCCTGTCCTTATTGTTGTGCAAGAAATTACTCTATTGAactatagtgtcaaaaaacgtcttacgttatgggatggagggagtatcatatCATGCATTTTTACTATCAAAAATTGTCTGAATTGCGTTTTCTTTCCTGTAAGGCCGATTACAATAGCACAAAGAGCATTAGCACTTATTGTTACACTCTATATACTATTGCAGTAAACATGTCTTGGTGGTGAGGCTAGAAATAAGCATTCAACTATCCTGCCAATTTTTGTTCGGTGTAAAAGAACATACTTTGTTTTGGCCCTTCAGTATATATTTGTTGATTTTCCTTTTTCGGAGTCAAGTACCATGAATTCAAGTATGCTTCTGTGAATTAGTTAGATACGACTTCCGTGCATAAATTCTTGACTCCTGTGTATTTTGTATGACTGACATCATTCATTACCTCATACAGGATCATTCTCTACTGCTGTGTGGTCAAAATGAAGGGAGACCTGTAAATTGTGTACCATATTAAGGTTATTTCGTATTTCTCCATCTGTTCTGGTAGGAACCAAGCTAGACAATGGCGTCGCCACAAGAATCCAAACCCTTGTGCTTGAAGCGCAAGCTTGTCGACAACTGCCTGTCAAAAGAGTGCAAGTCTCGTCGAGTCGTGGTTGACAATGGACCCTCTGATCCATCTGCTAAACGGTGCAAGTGCTGTTGCACGCGACCTAATCTTGCCAGTGATTGCGTCAATTACCTGAAAAGTGGAGTTCCCAGCCGTATCGTGTTTTATAAACAAGATTCTTGGCACAATTTTCCTGAGCAAATAATGAAGTCCCTGATTGAAGGATTTAAAGGCGGCAAATCTAGCGTTGTGGCTGTGATGGATGATGAGCCTGTTCTTGTTGATTTCTTGTCAATGAGTCTTGTCAACCTACAAACAAGAAAACAGCAATCTGTTGCATGGTACGATGATACTGGAAAGGGCTTTTTTCCTTCTCTGTTCTTTGACGAGGAAGGTGATGAAACGGCCAATTTGGACTCTAGTAATGTTGAGGATGGTGCACAGGGAATAATGCTGGATAAGGCTGTAAGTTCTCCAGAGGAAGTGGTGAAGCAAGTTGTTCTTGAATCTGGCCCTCCGGGGCCACATAAGCCTTCCACTGCAGACATATTACGTAAAAAGATCACATCTGTGGAAAGAGGAAGCGAAGACTTTTTGCTTGTTCAGGACCTTTTTCTCTCTGGTATGGGTCCGTTTGCAACACCGAATAACATACTTCATATCCACCGCTACTCCCCGAATGATATCACTGCTCAGTGTCGACTTCAAGCTTTTGAAAAACAAATGAGCTGCACCAAAGAAGATCGTGGTGATTCAAATGTAAGATATGGATGGCTGGGTTCTACGAAGAGTGACATAGTTAGGATTCTAATTAATGGGTTTGGTAACACCGGAAAACCTGCTGAGAAGGCATGCTTGAGCGCTGGTGTTTATCTTTCACCAGAAGATCGCGCCTTTACCAGGTGTGTTATCTTAACTCAGTATGCTGACTATTCCATTTTATCAGTTAATATGCTTGATCGTATTTCATTGTTTTGCAGTGTCGGTCTTTGTGATGTTGACGAAAAAGCGGTGCAGTATATGTTATTGTGCCGAGTGATATTGGGCAACATGGAAGCTATCACGCCTGGATCACAAGATTCTTTTCCAAGCAGCGAAATATATGATTCCGGAGTTGATGATTGCTCCAACCCAAAGTGTTATGTTATGTGGCCATCCCATCTTAACACTCACATCCGTTTAGAATATCTTGTTAGTTTCAGACTTTCACCAAAAGTTCGAAGTAAGATGGTTAATAAGTGTTAAGACCTTTAATACGTCATATCAAAACAAGATAAGTGGAGTGAGTCTGTCTTTTTGGTGAACTTATTTTCAGATTATTTACTTGGCTTGAAGGGTTTATGGTTTCACCCATCACCAAAGGAAGTTGCTATGGATATTTCTACTCTTCAACCTGTGAGGCACCTTACTGTTTTTTCAGATTGATCACTGTTGGACAATAGAAGCTTGTTCTTGTAGAAGTCCAGCTATGCTGCTCGATATTTTACATTATCTGCTTCATGTAATGTTTCTAGCTTTGGTTCACAGTACTCCACTTATGCAACCAGACCTATCTGTATGCAGATAATGGGTGAAACTGGTGAAGCACCAACATCCCCATGGATATCCTTCAGAGTTCTGTTTGcaatgatccaagacaatatatcATCTGTAGCAAAGGAACTGCTCTTCCATCATTATGAAGAGCTGAAGGTACTATCAGAGTCTAATCTAATAAGTAATGTCGTGTCTATTAGCTTCCATTTTTTGGCGGTATGATGGGCAAGGGAACATTTCCTTTTCTCTATCTGACAGGAAAACGAAATAAGTCGTGAAGAAATGGTGAAGAAGATGATAATAATAGTCGGAGAAAAGTTACTTTTGGAAACTTTAAAGAAACTCCATTACTGTGTAAGTCTCCTGTTGTGCTTTCTTCCTTAAGACACCTATATTAATATGCATATTTCT
This genomic window contains:
- the LOC123155783 gene encoding uncharacterized protein, which encodes MASPQESKPLCLKRKLVDNCLSKECKSRRVVVDNGPSDPSAKRCKCCCTRPNLASDCVNYLKSGVPSRIVFYKQDSWHNFPEQIMKSLIEGFKGGKSSVVAVMDDEPVLVDFLSMSLVNLQTRKQQSVAWYDDTGKGFFPSLFFDEEGDETANLDSSNVEDGAQGIMLDKAVSSPEEVVKQVVLESGPPGPHKPSTADILRKKITSVERGSEDFLLVQDLFLSGMGPFATPNNILHIHRYSPNDITAQCRLQAFEKQMSCTKEDRGDSNVRYGWLGSTKSDIVRILINGFGNTGKPAEKACLSAGVYLSPEDRAFTSVGLCDVDEKAVQYMLLCRVILGNMEAITPGSQDSFPSSEIYDSGVDDCSNPKCYVMWPSHLNTHIRLEYLVSFRLSPKVRNYLLGLKGLWFHPSPKEVAMDISTLQPIMGETGEAPTSPWISFRVLFAMIQDNISSVAKELLFHHYEELKENEISREEMVKKMIIIVGEKLLLETLKKLHYCPSLWHKSSVEVMSSDPARVAAEDPARTTEEHISLDKTTGHCALTLGNLGDSCGPNTLAESSTALSTKGCDTLAVATVPKSHDSVAPSSVPESSTSSGAICLASPSVKPKSRDSPIRIMSPESSANHGAKNQDPSAVRMAPLHDVLLRTASGKSASHGAEGSNGVAPSMRPHGYAYPAPTNASKGRGIGAPGLSLKGSECPGPVLALGSTKFRGMKSPSSVPRMTPEGPEFLSLSIAPQSQVIYPTKCHGGDLSSCAAPPAHVPGHVNSSALSAEGCDSLALSIAPNCHDPPASSNNEPAFPGAPTTHTASEGEHSQAPSAATMGYTAPAPTTGEAVQFGPCNKPSAPIPEPGSNVAQAADILVALSTPREKGK